One Paenisporosarcina sp. FSL H8-0542 genomic region harbors:
- a CDS encoding DUF5412 family protein encodes MSNKQRTVFKVAGYFILLFGSLIFGIVLVVNHLFFSIERVPKGDLLAEEVSPTGDYTVLTYVSNGHSTVAPAVRGEVIYHNKNDNKRNLYWAYRIEEGEIKWINDHIVSINGMELDVRKDTYDFRKD; translated from the coding sequence ATGTCTAATAAGCAAAGGACAGTCTTCAAAGTAGCTGGATATTTTATTTTGCTTTTCGGTTCCCTTATATTTGGAATAGTACTGGTCGTAAATCATTTGTTCTTCAGTATTGAGCGGGTTCCTAAGGGTGATTTGCTTGCTGAGGAAGTTTCCCCCACCGGAGACTATACGGTCCTGACTTATGTAAGTAACGGTCACTCAACAGTTGCACCTGCCGTCAGAGGCGAAGTGATCTATCATAATAAGAACGATAACAAACGAAATCTGTATTGGGCTTACCGAATTGAAGAAGGAGAAATCAAGTGGATTAATGATCATATTGTCTCCATAAATGGAATGGAACTTGATGTTCGCAAAGATACGTATGACTTCAGAAAAGACTGA